The following are from one region of the Pseudohongiella spirulinae genome:
- the metX gene encoding homoserine O-succinyltransferase MetX, producing MPDTLPENSVGLVTPQLHHFDEPLTLRSGKVLNSYDLMVETYGTLNAQRSNAILICHALSGDHHAAGYHSMEDRKPGWWDVAIGPGKPIDTNHFFVVCLNNLGGCAGSTGPASINPDTNTWYGPDFPVVTVRDWVNSQARLADRLGIEQWAAVIGGSLGGMQVMRWSISYPERVRHAIMMAVAPKLSAQNIAFNEVARQSITADPEFYAGRYREHGTLPKKGVMLARMVGHITYLSDSAMRDKFGKASEQLKQASMNLGRDLRAGKLSFGFDVDFQVESYLHYQGERFSETFDANTYLLMTKALDYFDPSVDYDGDLSKAFANSNCKFLLVSFTTDWRFPPERTQEIVTALLKAGKQVSYLDIEADQGHDAFLLPVPRYMQALTTYLDRVKREVSGHAA from the coding sequence ATGCCCGACACTCTGCCGGAAAATTCCGTTGGTCTGGTGACCCCGCAGCTCCATCATTTTGACGAGCCGCTGACCTTGCGCAGCGGAAAAGTGCTCAATTCATACGACCTGATGGTGGAAACCTATGGCACGCTGAACGCGCAGCGCAGCAACGCCATACTGATCTGCCATGCGCTTAGCGGTGACCACCACGCCGCCGGCTATCACAGCATGGAAGACAGAAAGCCCGGTTGGTGGGACGTGGCTATTGGTCCGGGTAAACCCATCGATACCAATCACTTCTTTGTAGTCTGCCTGAACAATCTGGGCGGCTGCGCGGGCAGCACCGGACCAGCATCCATCAATCCTGACACCAACACCTGGTATGGCCCGGACTTTCCGGTAGTAACGGTGCGTGATTGGGTCAACAGCCAGGCACGACTGGCGGATCGCCTTGGTATAGAGCAGTGGGCGGCGGTGATTGGCGGCAGTCTGGGTGGCATGCAGGTGATGCGCTGGTCTATCAGCTACCCGGAACGAGTCCGTCACGCCATCATGATGGCGGTGGCTCCCAAACTCTCTGCGCAGAATATTGCTTTTAACGAAGTGGCCCGCCAATCCATTACAGCGGATCCTGAGTTCTATGCCGGTCGTTATCGAGAACATGGCACCTTACCTAAGAAAGGGGTCATGCTGGCACGCATGGTCGGGCATATCACCTATCTATCCGACAGCGCCATGCGCGACAAATTCGGCAAGGCATCTGAACAGTTAAAGCAGGCCTCCATGAACCTGGGCCGCGACCTGCGCGCCGGCAAGCTGAGTTTTGGCTTCGACGTCGACTTTCAGGTAGAAAGCTATCTGCACTATCAGGGTGAGCGTTTTTCTGAGACATTTGACGCCAACACCTATCTGCTGATGACCAAGGCACTGGATTATTTTGATCCCAGCGTTGATTACGACGGTGATCTGAGCAAGGCGTTTGCCAACAGCAACTGCAAGTTCCTGCTGGTGTCTTTTACCACCGACTGGCGTTTTCCACCGGAGCGGACTCAGGAGATTGTCACCGCTCTGCTTAAAGCCGGCAAACAGGTCAGTTATCTGGATATCGAGGCCGACCAGGGCCATGACGCTTTTT
- a CDS encoding YggT family protein, whose protein sequence is MNTVGSIGTLLVSTLGTIYLMAILLRFLLQLSRADFYNPITQMIVRFTDPGVLLFRRFIPGIRGIDLSSLVYAILFQCAAMYALIFMSGYSFPNFGLILTWGLAGILNFILNIYFWGMLISIIASFIAPFSGHPALVLVRQLTEPVMAPFRRILPAMGGLDLSPIFVFLAIQIIRITLVLPVGANPAFVLGM, encoded by the coding sequence ATGAATACAGTTGGCAGTATTGGCACTCTGCTGGTCAGCACCCTGGGTACAATCTATCTCATGGCCATTCTGCTGCGATTTTTACTGCAGCTGTCCCGGGCCGATTTTTACAACCCCATCACGCAGATGATTGTCCGCTTTACAGATCCCGGCGTACTCCTGTTTCGCCGGTTTATCCCGGGCATTCGCGGCATTGACCTGTCGTCGCTGGTCTACGCCATCCTGTTCCAGTGCGCGGCCATGTACGCATTGATTTTTATGTCCGGCTACAGTTTCCCCAACTTTGGGCTGATCCTCACCTGGGGTCTGGCGGGCATACTGAACTTTATCCTGAACATCTATTTCTGGGGCATGCTGATTTCCATCATCGCCAGTTTTATCGCGCCGTTCAGCGGTCATCCGGCACTGGTGCTGGTGCGCCAGCTCACTGAGCCAGTCATGGCACCCTTCCGGCGCATACTGCCAGCCATGGGCGGACTGGATCTGTCGCCCATTTTTGTTTTCCTGGCCATTCAGATCATCAGAATCACACTGGTGTTGCCGGTCGGCGCCAACCCTGCTTTTGTGCTGGGCATGTAA
- the proC gene encoding pyrroline-5-carboxylate reductase: MKNSQISFIGAGNMANSLIRGLINKNVPPSHIAATDIDSDKLAELQSDCGINTGDSASVAAQADVIVLAVKPQVMAAVCEQLQPLIGKSDCLIISIAAGIPVCSLQKWLGVERAIVRCMPNTPSLVGEGATGLYANAQCSDIQKQLAGDIMGAVGIACWLQAESDIDTVTALSGSGPAYFFLMMEAMEKAAVQMGLEPNVARQLAIQTALGAGKLASTSDVAPDELRRRVTSPGGTTEQALLSMARDGFETTVATAMQAAQKRAAELAN, from the coding sequence TTGAAAAACAGCCAAATCAGTTTTATCGGTGCCGGCAATATGGCCAACAGCCTGATCCGCGGCCTGATCAACAAAAACGTGCCGCCTTCACATATCGCCGCCACCGATATAGACAGCGACAAGCTGGCTGAGCTGCAGTCCGATTGCGGCATTAACACAGGTGACAGTGCGTCGGTGGCAGCGCAGGCTGATGTCATTGTACTGGCCGTCAAACCTCAGGTAATGGCGGCTGTTTGCGAACAATTGCAGCCGCTGATCGGCAAATCAGACTGTCTTATCATCTCGATCGCCGCCGGCATCCCGGTTTGCTCTCTGCAAAAATGGCTGGGTGTTGAGCGCGCTATTGTGCGTTGCATGCCCAATACGCCCTCTCTGGTTGGCGAAGGCGCCACCGGCCTGTATGCCAATGCACAGTGCAGTGACATCCAGAAACAGCTGGCGGGCGATATCATGGGAGCCGTTGGCATTGCCTGCTGGTTGCAGGCGGAATCTGATATTGATACCGTGACCGCGCTGTCCGGCAGCGGCCCGGCCTACTTCTTCCTGATGATGGAAGCCATGGAGAAGGCAGCCGTGCAAATGGGTCTGGAGCCAAATGTTGCCCGACAGCTGGCCATACAGACCGCACTGGGCGCCGGCAAACTGGCCAGTACCAGTGATGTCGCGCCAGATGAGCTGCGGCGCCGGGTCACATCACCCGGTGGCACGACCGAACAAGCCTTGCTCTCCATGGCGCGGGACGGATTTGAAACCACAGTGGCAACGGCCATGCAGGCCGCGCAAAAGCGCGCCGCAGAACTGGCAAACTAA
- a CDS encoding AI-2E family transporter, protein MRETMEKRGFLIVLGAITLAFLLILLPFWSAIFWACVMSLLFNPVQRRLVEKFNGRQSLAALLTLLLGLIVVVIPAIAIVFGFINEGVQLYQSIENREISPSAFIERVGNAVPFLPDLLQRLGIDTSNLRSYLSDSAISLSRMISQEALNVGRNTVSFTLNLALMLYLTFFLLRDGESLVNWMRNAVPMDEERRHVLFTKFAEVSRATVKGNLVVAIVQGALGGLIFWLLDLQAPLLWAVIMAFLSLVPAVGASLVWIPVAIYMYATGDWIKASILVAYGAVIIGLADNVLRPILVGRDTKLPDYMVLFSTLGGISLLGINGFVIGPLIAALFLSFWTIFSKEFNS, encoded by the coding sequence ATGCGTGAAACCATGGAAAAACGCGGTTTTCTGATCGTGCTGGGTGCCATCACCCTGGCCTTTCTGTTAATCCTGCTACCTTTCTGGAGCGCCATTTTCTGGGCCTGTGTCATGAGCCTGCTGTTCAACCCGGTGCAGCGTCGGCTGGTTGAAAAATTCAATGGCCGGCAATCGCTGGCGGCATTGCTAACCCTGTTGCTGGGACTGATTGTGGTGGTAATCCCTGCCATTGCAATCGTGTTTGGTTTCATCAACGAGGGCGTCCAGCTCTACCAGTCAATCGAAAATCGCGAAATCAGCCCCTCGGCTTTTATCGAACGGGTGGGTAACGCGGTGCCTTTTCTGCCGGACCTGCTGCAGCGTCTGGGCATAGATACCAGTAATCTGCGCAGCTATCTGTCTGACTCCGCCATCAGTCTGAGCCGCATGATTTCACAGGAAGCCCTGAACGTGGGACGCAACACCGTCAGCTTTACCCTGAATCTGGCGCTGATGCTGTACCTGACCTTTTTCCTGCTGCGCGATGGCGAGAGCCTGGTCAACTGGATGCGCAATGCGGTGCCAATGGATGAAGAGCGCCGCCATGTGCTGTTTACCAAGTTTGCTGAAGTATCGCGCGCCACCGTTAAAGGCAACCTGGTGGTCGCCATCGTGCAGGGTGCGCTGGGGGGCCTGATCTTCTGGCTGCTGGACCTGCAGGCACCGCTGCTGTGGGCTGTGATCATGGCCTTCCTGTCACTGGTGCCGGCCGTGGGCGCCTCTCTGGTCTGGATTCCCGTAGCGATTTATATGTATGCCACCGGCGACTGGATAAAAGCCTCCATACTGGTGGCCTATGGCGCCGTCATCATCGGCCTGGCCGACAACGTATTACGCCCGATTCTGGTGGGTCGTGACACCAAACTGCCGGATTACATGGTGTTGTTTTCGACATTGGGCGGTATCAGTCTGCTGGGCATCAACGGCTTTGTGATCGGTCCGTTGATTGCCGCGCTGTTTCTGAGCTTCTGGACTATTTTCAGCAAGGAATTCAATAGCTGA
- a CDS encoding ABC transporter permease, producing MRVTLLIAWREYLENVKTKGFWIGVLLVPIVFFLIFFISSRLATATPTRYYLLIDQTGSYADAVNSAIRREHQRRVMQDFMRYLQENRIATADTPAPQAPSNQLNQLIDDFGNDEVAALDEWLSNGGLDFALQMARPYLRADAPGFTEPRQQFIQVNPPAGMNPDSPAGQIVEALRPYLNGELRLDHDGDRVSLFALILIPHEVNQDIVRPDTLQRLMIEGAGPRGVQYWAGNLTDTRLSNAIQTSLNNAIRQQEYADRGIDIEAVRDVQRTRLPLSRLDPGKAEGEEEVSLADTFRQWAPMGFVYLIFISLMQSVQYLLSNTIEEKSNRIIEVLLASVTPGEMMMGKLLGIGATGITTILAWITSFFVFLQLYQTVETAVIADILDVLLSSDLIPFFVFYYLCCYALYAGIFLAIGSLCNTLKEAQSLMMPLMMILVVPVLTMSFIAQDPNGTLARVMSWIPLFTPFTMMNRAAAQPPMIDVIGTTVVLLLAVVAVMWLSGRVFRQGILRTGQPPRVVELWRMIRRHQS from the coding sequence ATGAGAGTCACCTTACTGATCGCCTGGCGCGAGTACCTGGAGAATGTCAAAACCAAAGGCTTCTGGATTGGCGTCCTGTTGGTGCCGATTGTCTTTTTTTTGATTTTCTTCATTTCCAGCCGCCTGGCCACTGCCACTCCGACTCGCTACTACCTGCTGATCGACCAGACCGGCAGCTATGCGGACGCGGTCAACTCGGCCATCCGGCGCGAGCACCAGCGCCGCGTCATGCAGGATTTCATGCGCTATTTGCAGGAGAACCGCATTGCCACCGCAGATACTCCCGCGCCCCAGGCACCCAGCAATCAGCTTAATCAATTGATTGATGATTTTGGCAATGACGAAGTCGCCGCGCTGGATGAATGGCTCAGCAATGGGGGACTGGACTTTGCGCTGCAGATGGCGCGTCCGTACCTTCGCGCGGATGCCCCCGGATTTACTGAACCGCGACAACAGTTTATTCAGGTCAACCCGCCCGCAGGCATGAATCCCGACAGTCCCGCTGGCCAGATTGTTGAGGCACTCAGACCGTATCTGAATGGTGAGTTACGCCTCGATCATGATGGTGACCGGGTCAGCCTGTTTGCGTTAATCCTGATTCCTCATGAGGTCAATCAGGATATTGTGCGCCCTGACACTTTGCAACGACTGATGATAGAAGGCGCTGGTCCGCGTGGCGTGCAGTACTGGGCGGGCAATCTTACTGACACCCGATTATCCAACGCGATTCAGACCAGCCTTAACAACGCCATTCGCCAGCAGGAATATGCTGATCGCGGCATCGATATTGAAGCTGTTCGAGATGTTCAACGTACCCGCCTGCCACTGAGCCGCCTGGATCCCGGCAAGGCCGAAGGCGAGGAAGAGGTGAGCCTGGCTGACACCTTCCGCCAGTGGGCTCCCATGGGTTTTGTCTATCTGATCTTCATCTCATTGATGCAGAGCGTACAATACCTGCTCAGCAATACCATCGAGGAAAAGTCCAACCGCATCATTGAGGTGCTGCTGGCGTCGGTCACGCCCGGCGAAATGATGATGGGCAAGTTGCTGGGCATCGGCGCCACCGGCATCACCACCATCCTGGCGTGGATTACCTCGTTTTTTGTTTTCCTGCAGCTTTATCAGACCGTCGAAACAGCGGTCATCGCTGACATTCTGGATGTGCTGCTCAGCTCCGACCTCATCCCGTTTTTTGTGTTTTATTACCTGTGCTGTTATGCCCTTTATGCTGGCATCTTTCTGGCCATCGGCAGTCTTTGCAACACACTCAAAGAAGCCCAGAGCCTGATGATGCCACTGATGATGATTCTGGTCGTACCCGTGCTGACCATGAGTTTTATCGCGCAGGATCCCAATGGCACGCTGGCCCGGGTAATGTCATGGATTCCACTGTTTACACCCTTTACCATGATGAATCGGGCCGCAGCGCAGCCCCCCATGATCGATGTCATAGGCACCACAGTTGTTCTGCTGCTGGCGGTGGTGGCCGTCATGTGGCTGTCTGGCCGGGTTTTCCGGCAAGGCATACTGCGCACCGGCCAGCCGCCAAGGGTGGTTGAATTGTGGCGCATGATACGTCGTCACCAAAGCTGA
- a CDS encoding ABC transporter ATP-binding protein, which translates to MSTPVLTLTNVSKRYGDFTAVNEINLSIPQGAVYGFLGPNGAGKTTTIRMILDIIRPDSGQIEVLGHSSAMDVRHRIGYLPEEKGLYKKMKVWAIISYFATLKGLDRRTAKHKAFELLERYGLKDFANNAVESLSKGMGQKVQVLASIAHDPELVILDEPFSGLDPVNQEVLEQLIRDLAANGQTVIFSTHIMQHAERLCERLLLITQGRKVFDGTVDQAHAIIPRRVVLETRDDLSKLLQLEDVLSMQETPAAPEDQAQGIRQWELYVREQADPQNILKHCFENKVSLNRFDFTQASLHDVFVHLVGKEAREHNFR; encoded by the coding sequence ATGAGTACACCGGTTCTGACGCTGACCAATGTGTCAAAGCGCTATGGCGACTTCACCGCCGTCAATGAAATCAATCTGAGCATCCCGCAGGGTGCCGTGTATGGTTTTCTGGGTCCCAATGGGGCTGGCAAAACCACCACCATTCGTATGATACTGGACATTATCCGCCCGGACTCCGGACAGATCGAAGTACTGGGTCATTCATCGGCCATGGATGTGCGGCACCGCATCGGGTATCTGCCGGAAGAAAAAGGCCTCTACAAGAAGATGAAGGTCTGGGCCATTATCAGTTATTTCGCCACACTCAAGGGCCTGGACCGGCGCACTGCCAAACACAAGGCCTTCGAGCTGCTGGAGCGCTATGGGTTAAAAGATTTTGCCAACAACGCCGTTGAATCACTGTCCAAGGGCATGGGGCAGAAAGTGCAGGTACTGGCCTCCATTGCTCACGACCCGGAGCTGGTCATTCTGGACGAGCCGTTCTCCGGCCTGGATCCGGTGAATCAGGAAGTCCTTGAACAGTTGATTCGCGACCTGGCGGCTAATGGTCAGACCGTCATTTTCTCCACACATATCATGCAGCATGCAGAACGCCTGTGCGAACGCCTGTTGCTGATCACTCAGGGCCGCAAGGTTTTTGACGGGACGGTGGATCAGGCCCATGCCATTATTCCGCGCCGGGTTGTTCTGGAAACACGCGATGATCTGAGCAAGCTGCTGCAACTTGAGGATGTCCTGTCCATGCAGGAAACACCAGCCGCGCCAGAGGATCAGGCGCAGGGCATCCGTCAGTGGGAGCTGTATGTCCGTGAGCAGGCAGACCCGCAGAATATTCTCAAACACTGCTTTGAAAACAAGGTGTCGCTGAACCGTTTTGATTTCACACAGGCCAGCTTGCATGATGTGTTTGTGCACCTGGTCGGCAAGGAAGCACGGGAGCATAATTTCCGATGA
- a CDS encoding glutamate synthase subunit beta translates to MGKPTGFKEFERATVPYRAPAERLLDYKEIYTDPAEEHLQTQGARCMDCGVPFCQSDNGCPVYNLIPEWNDLIYKGQWRDALDRLHKTNNFPEFTGRVCPAPCEGSCVLGINNPPVTIKNIENAIIDKGFENGWVRANPPKFRTGKKVAVVGSGPAGLAAAAQLNQHGHEVTVYERADRIGGLLMYGIPNMKLEKDVVDRRVKLLEEEGIKFVTGVDVGGKGATGLDVSELLGKVDILLLATGATTPRDLKIPGREGDGVHFAMEFLTANTKSLLDSELKDGNYISAKGKNVIVIGGGDTGTDCIATSLRHGCKSLVNFEIMPKPSLERPADNPWPLWPKIYRVDYGHEEAAHRDGSDPRVYSISGKEFVRDENGKLLGINTVEVDSNFKEVPGTTKFWEADLILLSMGFLGPEHYVSEPLKLELDPRSNYKAEYRQFRTSNPKVFAAGDCRRGQSLVVRAIDEGRLVAEAINEQLMA, encoded by the coding sequence ATGGGTAAACCAACAGGTTTTAAAGAATTCGAGCGCGCCACGGTGCCCTACCGTGCACCGGCAGAGCGATTGCTGGACTATAAAGAAATTTACACCGACCCGGCTGAAGAACATCTTCAGACACAGGGTGCCCGCTGCATGGACTGCGGCGTACCCTTTTGTCAGTCAGACAACGGCTGCCCGGTGTACAACCTGATTCCTGAGTGGAACGATCTGATCTACAAGGGTCAGTGGCGCGACGCGCTGGATCGGCTGCACAAGACCAATAACTTTCCGGAGTTTACCGGTCGTGTGTGCCCGGCGCCCTGCGAAGGATCATGCGTACTGGGCATCAACAACCCGCCCGTCACCATCAAAAACATCGAAAACGCTATCATCGACAAAGGTTTCGAAAATGGCTGGGTACGGGCCAATCCTCCCAAATTCCGCACTGGCAAAAAGGTGGCCGTGGTCGGTTCCGGCCCGGCTGGTCTGGCTGCAGCCGCGCAGCTTAACCAGCATGGCCATGAAGTGACCGTCTACGAGCGCGCGGACCGTATTGGCGGCCTGCTGATGTACGGCATTCCGAACATGAAGCTGGAAAAGGACGTTGTTGACCGTCGAGTCAAGCTGCTGGAAGAAGAAGGCATCAAATTTGTGACGGGTGTGGATGTTGGCGGCAAAGGTGCTACTGGCCTGGATGTCAGCGAACTGCTGGGCAAAGTCGATATCCTGCTGCTCGCCACTGGCGCAACAACACCCCGTGATCTGAAGATTCCGGGCCGTGAAGGTGACGGTGTGCACTTTGCCATGGAATTCCTGACGGCCAATACCAAGAGCCTGCTGGATTCTGAATTGAAAGATGGCAATTACATCAGCGCCAAAGGCAAAAACGTCATCGTAATTGGTGGCGGAGATACCGGTACTGACTGTATCGCCACCTCGCTGCGTCATGGCTGCAAATCGCTGGTCAACTTTGAGATCATGCCCAAGCCATCTCTGGAGCGCCCGGCTGACAACCCCTGGCCTCTGTGGCCAAAGATTTATCGGGTAGACTACGGGCACGAAGAGGCAGCGCACCGTGATGGCAGCGACCCCCGCGTGTATTCCATCAGCGGTAAGGAATTTGTCCGCGATGAAAACGGCAAACTGCTTGGCATCAACACCGTTGAAGTGGACTCCAACTTCAAGGAAGTGCCGGGTACCACCAAGTTCTGGGAAGCCGATCTGATTCTGCTGTCCATGGGTTTTCTGGGGCCAGAACACTATGTCAGTGAGCCACTTAAGCTGGAGCTGGATCCACGCTCCAACTACAAGGCTGAGTACCGACAGTTCCGCACCAGCAATCCCAAAGTGTTTGCGGCCGGTGACTGTCGCCGCGGCCAGTCGCTGGTGGTGCGGGCGATTGACGAAGGTCGTTTGGTGGCAGAAGCCATTAACGAACAACTGATGGCCTGA